In Archangium violaceum, the following are encoded in one genomic region:
- a CDS encoding transposase zinc-binding domain-containing protein codes for MLYEAVRDNLATLLEEASEVGRGLPRYVERDFARYQECGVLAHGFERVRCESCKDELLVAFSCKGRGVCPSCNAKRAQVTAVHLVERVLPHVPYRQWTLSFPHRVRWVLLKDVGLLSEVLTVFLRAVFALQRRRARRQGLRGGQVGAVSFIQFFGSALQVTPHFHSLVPDGVFVPGEGGVRFEALPPPTQGEVEQLLRVVRHRVLRLLEKRGALPAQGPEDSLQAYQAHSLQQRLRWTEVDVRPPPSKQPRCAFMEGFSLHANTHLHENDRQGLGALCIMPLFSETALGMTTPAWPVPSGPGISQALDCLAIQLEPPAAPHPTALDTLEPALFYPVVHYPPGDVEVLSHPAHGVEAISACTGPCGTPIPGEVEH; via the coding sequence GTGCTGTACGAGGCGGTGAGGGACAACCTGGCCACGCTGCTGGAGGAGGCGAGCGAGGTGGGGCGCGGCCTGCCCCGGTACGTGGAGCGGGACTTCGCCCGGTACCAGGAGTGCGGCGTGCTGGCGCACGGCTTCGAGCGGGTACGCTGCGAGAGTTGCAAGGACGAGCTGCTCGTCGCCTTCTCATGCAAGGGCCGAGGGGTGTGTCCCTCCTGCAACGCGAAGCGCGCGCAGGTGACAGCGGTGCACCTGGTGGAGCGGGTGCTGCCTCACGTGCCCTACCGTCAGTGGACGCTGTCCTTTCCGCATCGGGTGCGGTGGGTGCTGCTCAAGGACGTGGGACTGCTCTCGGAGGTCCTCACCGTCTTCCTGCGCGCGGTGTTCGCCCTGCAGCGGCGGAGGGCACGGCGGCAGGGTCTGCGGGGTGGGCAGGTCGGGGCCGTGTCGTTCATCCAGTTCTTCGGCTCCGCCTTGCAGGTAACGCCGCACTTCCACTCGCTGGTACCGGACGGCGTCTTCGTGCCGGGGGAGGGCGGCGTGCGCTTCGAGGCGTTGCCGCCACCCACGCAAGGTGAGGTGGAGCAGCTGCTGAGGGTGGTGCGCCACCGGGTTCTGCGCCTGCTGGAGAAAAGAGGGGCCCTGCCCGCGCAAGGGCCCGAGGACTCGCTGCAGGCCTACCAGGCACACTCGCTGCAGCAGCGGCTGCGCTGGACGGAGGTAGACGTACGGCCCCCTCCCAGCAAGCAGCCCCGATGCGCCTTCATGGAGGGCTTCTCCCTGCACGCCAACACGCACCTTCACGAGAACGACAGGCAGGGACTGGGTGCGCTATGCATAATGCCCCTCTTCTCGGAGACGGCTCTGGGAATGACTACGCCCGCCTGGCCCGTACCCTCGGGACCTGGCATCAGTCAGGCGCTTGATTGTCTGGCTATCCAGCTTGAACCACCAGCAGCGCCCCATCCCACCGCCCTCGACACCCTTGAGCCAGCCCTCTTTTATCCAGTAGTACACTATCCACCTGGTGACGTTGAAGTACTCAGCCACCCCGCGCACGGAGTAGAGGCCATCAGTGCGTGCACCGGACCATGTGGAACACCGATTCCGGGGGAAGTGGAACACTGA
- the istA gene encoding IS21 family transposase — protein sequence MHALTALLFADEGKVVANRPEPDWAHVHAELRRKGVTKLLLWQEYREGNPEGYQYSQFCERYARWAKSVSVTMRQEHRAGEKCFMDFSGDGLQVHDAVSGEVRVAKLYLAVLGASNYTYAEPVFGEDVATWVGCNQRALAYFGGVPELAVPDNLKAAVTRVHRYEPDINPSYADMARHYGFAVVPARPRKPRDKAKVENGVLLAERWIVAALRNRRFTSLSEVREAVAVLLEKLNTRPMRKLGKSRRQLFEEVERAVLKPLPDKPYELAHWKKARVNVDYHVELEGHCYSVPYGLVGQQVEVRYTQSCVEVLLGGRRVASHVRSEERGRFTTLAEHMPASHRAHAQWTPSRILSWAATVGPSTARLVEELMKRRPHPEQGFRSALGVIRLSERHGPQRVEKACARAVRHRAYSYKSVAAILQHHLEEVEAAHEDKGPLPAHENVRGADYYH from the coding sequence GTGCACGCACTCACGGCGCTGCTGTTCGCCGACGAGGGCAAGGTGGTGGCCAATCGGCCCGAGCCGGACTGGGCGCACGTGCACGCGGAGCTCAGGCGCAAGGGCGTCACCAAGTTACTGTTGTGGCAGGAGTACCGGGAGGGCAACCCGGAGGGCTACCAGTACAGCCAGTTCTGCGAGCGCTACGCGCGGTGGGCCAAGAGCGTGAGCGTCACCATGAGACAGGAGCACCGGGCCGGGGAGAAGTGCTTCATGGACTTCAGCGGCGACGGGCTGCAAGTGCACGACGCGGTGAGCGGAGAGGTGCGGGTGGCGAAGCTGTACCTGGCGGTGCTGGGGGCCAGCAACTACACGTACGCGGAGCCCGTCTTCGGCGAGGACGTGGCCACGTGGGTGGGGTGCAACCAGAGGGCGTTGGCATACTTCGGAGGAGTGCCGGAGCTGGCGGTGCCCGACAACCTGAAGGCGGCAGTCACGCGGGTACACCGGTACGAGCCGGACATCAACCCCAGCTACGCGGACATGGCCAGGCACTACGGCTTCGCGGTGGTGCCGGCGCGGCCGCGCAAACCGCGGGACAAGGCGAAGGTGGAGAACGGAGTGCTGCTGGCCGAGAGGTGGATTGTGGCGGCGCTGCGCAACCGGCGCTTCACGTCGCTCTCCGAGGTGCGCGAGGCGGTGGCGGTGCTGCTGGAGAAGTTGAACACGCGGCCCATGCGCAAGCTGGGCAAGAGCCGCCGGCAACTCTTCGAGGAGGTGGAGAGGGCGGTGCTCAAGCCGCTGCCGGACAAGCCCTACGAGCTGGCGCACTGGAAGAAGGCGCGCGTCAACGTGGACTACCACGTGGAGCTGGAGGGGCACTGCTACAGCGTGCCCTACGGGCTGGTGGGGCAGCAGGTGGAGGTGCGCTACACGCAGTCATGCGTGGAGGTGCTGCTGGGCGGCCGGCGCGTGGCCAGCCACGTGCGCAGCGAGGAGCGCGGACGCTTCACCACGCTGGCCGAGCACATGCCGGCCAGCCACCGCGCGCACGCGCAGTGGACGCCCAGCCGGATTCTCTCCTGGGCCGCCACGGTGGGGCCCAGCACGGCGAGGCTGGTGGAGGAGCTGATGAAGCGCCGTCCCCACCCCGAGCAGGGCTTCCGCTCCGCCCTGGGCGTCATCCGCCTCTCTGAGCGCCACGGGCCGCAGCGCGTGGAGAAGGCGTGCGCCAGGGCCGTGCGCCACCGCGCCTACAGCTACAAGTCCGTGGCAGCAATCCTCCAGCACCACCTCGAGGAGGTGGAGGCGGCGCACGAGGACAAGGGCCCGCTGCCCGCGCACGAGAACGTGCGCGGCGCCGACTACTACCACTGA
- a CDS encoding DoxX family protein → MTTKLKYWIPTGLLAAMIFISGVANVTHQPRPMQAALHLGYPPYIATELGIWKLLAAVTFVFGSRWPRLKEWAFAGVFFDLSGALVAHTASGDGLADSAPAGVLLLLTGIAYVAHRRFTPEPHTTTVHTPVGVVTHD, encoded by the coding sequence ATGACAACGAAACTCAAGTACTGGATTCCCACCGGCCTCTTGGCCGCGATGATCTTCATCTCGGGCGTGGCCAACGTTACCCACCAGCCGCGCCCGATGCAGGCCGCACTGCACCTCGGCTATCCCCCGTACATCGCGACCGAGCTGGGCATCTGGAAGCTGCTCGCCGCCGTGACGTTCGTCTTCGGCTCGCGCTGGCCGCGCCTGAAGGAATGGGCGTTCGCGGGCGTGTTCTTCGACTTGAGCGGTGCCCTCGTCGCGCACACCGCCTCGGGGGACGGTCTCGCCGACAGCGCTCCGGCGGGCGTGCTCCTGCTGCTCACCGGCATTGCCTACGTCGCGCACCGCCGCTTCACGCCGGAGCCTCACACGACGACGGTTCACACGCCGGTCGGAGTTGTCACTCACGATTGA
- the tnpB gene encoding IS66 family insertion sequence element accessory protein TnpB (TnpB, as the term is used for proteins encoded by IS66 family insertion elements, is considered an accessory protein, since TnpC, encoded by a neighboring gene, is a DDE family transposase.) codes for MLKLPEGVRIWMAAQPCDMRKQADGLSALVQGSLGQQPKSGHLFVFFSRRRDLVRILFWDANGYCTVSKRLEAGRFRVPEPVEGQAAVHLEARQLAELLSLVEESSAVRRREVH; via the coding sequence GTGCTGAAGCTACCGGAGGGGGTGAGAATCTGGATGGCGGCGCAGCCGTGCGACATGCGCAAGCAGGCCGACGGGCTGAGCGCGCTGGTGCAGGGCAGTCTTGGGCAGCAGCCGAAGTCGGGCCACCTGTTCGTCTTCTTCTCCAGGAGAAGGGACCTGGTGCGCATTCTCTTCTGGGACGCCAACGGGTACTGCACCGTCAGCAAGAGGTTGGAGGCGGGGCGCTTCCGGGTGCCTGAGCCCGTGGAGGGCCAGGCCGCGGTGCACCTGGAAGCGCGGCAGCTCGCGGAGTTGCTGTCGCTGGTGGAGGAGAGCAGCGCGGTGCGCCGACGCGAGGTGCACTGA
- a CDS encoding transposase — translation MERLCRYGARGALALERLSRAEDGRIAYRMKRPLPGGTTHLFFTELELLRRLASLVPPPRANLTRFHGIFAPGAKLRPFLVPQAGVEEASVAPEAVARQEARKERPARVNWAGLLRRTFVLDVFACVRCGGRRRVLAYVNEAGGGRAILEHLGLPTAGASLAPTRGPPQAAWC, via the coding sequence GTGGAACGGCTATGCCGCTACGGGGCGCGCGGTGCGCTGGCGCTGGAGCGGCTGTCACGAGCGGAGGACGGTCGCATCGCCTATCGGATGAAGCGCCCGCTGCCGGGCGGCACCACGCACCTCTTCTTCACCGAGTTGGAGTTGCTGCGTCGCCTGGCGTCCCTGGTACCCCCGCCTCGGGCGAACCTCACGAGGTTTCATGGCATCTTCGCTCCGGGCGCGAAGCTACGGCCATTTCTGGTCCCCCAAGCGGGAGTGGAGGAGGCGAGCGTGGCGCCTGAAGCGGTGGCGAGACAGGAAGCGAGGAAGGAGCGGCCAGCGCGAGTGAACTGGGCAGGGCTGCTACGAAGGACCTTCGTGTTGGATGTGTTCGCCTGCGTGAGGTGTGGAGGCAGGCGGCGAGTGCTGGCGTACGTGAACGAGGCGGGCGGGGGGCGAGCGATTCTGGAGCACCTGGGCCTGCCCACGGCAGGTGCGAGCCTGGCCCCGACGCGCGGGCCCCCCCAGGCCGCGTGGTGTTGA
- a CDS encoding AraC family transcriptional regulator: MELQDPRGDVIADVLGASLLRHALYRSLEAHAPWGLRIPQQPRASFYLVARGSARLEVEGERVHMLSPGEVAFVPHGTPHVIRDAEGSAVTTACDGPLTSCLVPRRIGGHGAATTVVAGFFEIRNGREPPILQKMPSLVVLSSTDTVSGPWISATLQLVLAESAAPRPATSVVLQRLADVLFVLALRSVGASGQCKAPGIPALTDPRIYEALNLMHAQLKEPWTVVSLAKRVNMSRSGFAARFTELVGEPPLQYLARWRVTRAAELLRDGDEKIEAVANLVGYESLPAFSRAFKRWQGESPATFRRALEQQGLRRQSQRPTPRRSAQRPEPSRATTKAPTT, translated from the coding sequence ATGGAGCTCCAAGACCCGCGCGGCGACGTCATCGCGGATGTGCTCGGCGCGTCGCTCCTCCGCCATGCGCTCTACAGGTCGCTCGAAGCACACGCGCCGTGGGGCCTTCGCATCCCGCAGCAGCCGCGCGCGAGCTTCTACCTCGTCGCTCGCGGCAGCGCGCGCCTCGAGGTCGAAGGAGAGCGCGTCCACATGCTCTCGCCGGGCGAGGTTGCGTTCGTTCCGCATGGCACGCCGCACGTGATTCGTGACGCCGAGGGCTCGGCGGTCACGACCGCCTGCGACGGCCCGCTCACGTCGTGCCTCGTCCCGCGCCGCATCGGTGGGCACGGTGCGGCGACGACCGTCGTTGCGGGTTTCTTCGAAATCCGAAACGGACGGGAGCCGCCCATCCTCCAGAAAATGCCGTCGCTCGTCGTGCTGTCGTCGACAGACACCGTGTCGGGACCGTGGATCTCCGCCACGTTGCAGCTCGTCCTCGCGGAGAGCGCTGCGCCGAGGCCCGCGACCAGCGTCGTGCTCCAACGCCTCGCCGACGTGCTGTTCGTCCTCGCGCTTCGGTCGGTCGGAGCTTCCGGCCAGTGCAAGGCCCCCGGCATTCCCGCGCTCACCGACCCTCGCATCTACGAGGCGCTGAACCTGATGCACGCGCAGCTCAAAGAGCCGTGGACGGTCGTGTCACTCGCCAAGCGCGTGAACATGTCGCGCTCGGGCTTCGCGGCGCGATTCACGGAACTCGTCGGCGAGCCGCCGCTGCAATACCTCGCGCGCTGGCGCGTCACGCGCGCCGCCGAGCTGCTGCGCGACGGCGACGAGAAGATCGAGGCGGTCGCGAACCTCGTCGGCTACGAGAGCCTCCCGGCGTTCAGTCGCGCGTTCAAACGCTGGCAGGGCGAGAGCCCCGCGACCTTCCGGCGCGCGCTCGAACAGCAGGGGCTGCGTCGTCAGTCCCAGCGCCCCACGCCCCGGCGGAGCGCGCAGCGCCCCGAGCCGAGCAGGGCGACCACGAAGGCCCCCACCACGTAG
- a CDS encoding transposase, with amino-acid sequence MGWPLRMFQEEGLYFVTSRCFQGRLLLRPSAEVNEVVGGVLARAVQQSAGNVRLHAFTFASNHFHLLVWARGAALASFMQYLRANLSRKVGRLVDWSGGFWERRYSAEPVLDDTALVGRLRYVLAHGVKEGLVQRSAEWPGLTCLAQLLGSARRMFQWFNWTKRWSKRGSEDTAVGEGRFAEEIAEPVELEVAPLPCWEGLGEEERQRVVRGLVEGVEAEARAQDTPVLGARAVRAQHPHTRPERLKRSPRPLGHASTRQALKELREQYRAFVAAFREAAARWMRGDFSASFPLFSFPPRVVPGRVTRIL; translated from the coding sequence ATGGGCTGGCCGTTGAGGATGTTCCAGGAGGAGGGTCTCTATTTCGTAACGTCCAGGTGTTTCCAGGGACGACTGCTGCTGCGTCCCAGCGCGGAAGTGAACGAGGTGGTGGGTGGGGTGTTGGCGCGAGCCGTCCAGCAGAGTGCCGGTAACGTGCGGCTGCACGCTTTCACCTTCGCTTCCAATCACTTCCACCTGCTGGTGTGGGCTCGTGGGGCCGCGCTCGCTTCCTTCATGCAGTACCTGCGCGCCAACCTCTCCAGGAAGGTGGGCCGGTTGGTGGACTGGAGTGGAGGCTTCTGGGAGCGGCGCTACTCAGCGGAGCCGGTGCTGGACGACACGGCGCTGGTGGGGCGGTTGCGCTACGTGCTGGCCCATGGAGTGAAGGAGGGCTTGGTGCAGAGGAGTGCCGAGTGGCCGGGACTCACGTGTCTGGCGCAGCTGCTGGGCTCGGCGAGGCGGATGTTTCAGTGGTTCAACTGGACGAAGCGCTGGAGCAAGAGAGGGAGCGAGGACACGGCAGTAGGGGAGGGGCGCTTCGCCGAGGAAATCGCCGAGCCAGTGGAGTTGGAGGTGGCGCCACTGCCGTGCTGGGAAGGGCTGGGGGAGGAGGAGAGGCAGCGCGTGGTTCGGGGACTCGTGGAGGGGGTGGAAGCAGAGGCTCGCGCACAGGACACGCCCGTCTTGGGGGCGCGAGCTGTGCGGGCACAGCACCCGCATACCCGGCCCGAGCGCCTCAAGCGGAGCCCTCGGCCGTTGGGGCATGCGTCGACGCGCCAGGCCTTGAAGGAGTTGCGTGAGCAGTACCGGGCCTTCGTCGCGGCATTCCGAGAGGCGGCGGCACGGTGGATGCGAGGGGATTTCTCGGCCAGCTTTCCGCTCTTCTCCTTTCCGCCGCGTGTCGTGCCGGGTCGCGTCACTCGAATTCTCTGA
- a CDS encoding DoxX family protein yields the protein MLFHGIDKLLHGPGDVAHDLAEHGLPTLMAYGVYVGEVVAPVFILVGAWTRLWALVYGFNVLFAVLLVHAHDFGRLAPTGGWVAELYVFYVVGAFVVALLGSGRCALRRGVGRWD from the coding sequence ATGCTGTTCCACGGGATAGACAAGCTGCTGCACGGACCCGGAGACGTGGCGCACGATCTGGCGGAGCACGGTCTCCCCACGCTCATGGCCTACGGCGTCTACGTGGGGGAGGTGGTGGCGCCGGTGTTCATCCTCGTGGGGGCGTGGACCCGCCTGTGGGCGCTCGTCTACGGCTTCAACGTCCTGTTCGCGGTGCTCCTGGTGCACGCGCACGACTTCGGACGGCTGGCGCCCACGGGCGGCTGGGTGGCGGAGCTGTACGTCTTCTACGTGGTGGGGGCCTTCGTGGTCGCCCTGCTCGGCTCGGGGCGCTGCGCGCTCCGCCGGGGCGTGGGGCGCTGGGACTGA
- the tnpA gene encoding IS66 family insertion sequence element accessory protein TnpA — translation MTTHTATTKTEPAWLAAARQPRWTPEVAAEVVRAWEAEGGTQSAFMRKYGLPRERLRFWTRRREGKEGARTAMSFVPVEVAPAERSEAGREPGEAVQVEVGGVRVRVEAGASQELVARVLRAVKEVQGC, via the coding sequence ATGACGACGCACACAGCGACGACGAAGACGGAGCCGGCGTGGTTGGCAGCAGCGCGGCAGCCGAGGTGGACACCGGAGGTAGCAGCGGAGGTGGTGCGAGCGTGGGAGGCGGAAGGAGGCACGCAGTCGGCCTTCATGCGCAAGTACGGGTTGCCGCGCGAGAGGCTGCGCTTCTGGACGCGCAGGCGAGAGGGAAAGGAGGGAGCGCGGACGGCCATGTCCTTCGTGCCCGTGGAGGTGGCGCCCGCCGAGCGGAGTGAGGCGGGGCGGGAGCCGGGGGAGGCGGTGCAGGTGGAGGTGGGCGGGGTGAGAGTGCGAGTGGAGGCGGGAGCCAGCCAGGAGTTGGTGGCGCGGGTGCTGCGGGCGGTGAAGGAGGTGCAGGGGTGCTGA
- the istB gene encoding IS21-like element helper ATPase IstB, translating into MLMKQTLEKLKAMKLLGMASYLEGWLDVPPTQDVSASELLGLLVDAEWTQRENRKLSLRLKNAKLRQPACVEDIDYAHARGLTRAQVVELASCRWVAAHQNVLLTGPTGMGKSYLACALGNKACREGYTVVYRRASRLYDELAQARADGTWRTVLQRLSKAHVFILDDFGLEPLTANERRDLLEVLEDRCGTASTVITSQLDPKQWHALIGDATVADAILDRVVHNAHRIKLMGESIRKQHGKLTTEPKPEK; encoded by the coding sequence ATGCTGATGAAACAGACACTGGAGAAGCTCAAGGCGATGAAGCTGCTGGGGATGGCCAGCTACCTGGAGGGGTGGCTGGACGTGCCTCCCACGCAGGACGTCAGCGCGTCCGAGTTGCTCGGGCTGCTGGTGGACGCCGAGTGGACGCAGCGAGAGAACCGCAAGCTCTCCCTGCGGTTGAAGAACGCGAAGCTGCGGCAGCCGGCATGCGTGGAGGACATCGACTACGCCCACGCCCGAGGGCTGACGAGGGCCCAGGTGGTGGAGCTGGCCTCGTGCCGCTGGGTGGCCGCCCACCAGAACGTCCTGCTCACCGGGCCGACGGGAATGGGCAAGAGCTACCTGGCGTGCGCGCTGGGCAACAAGGCGTGCCGCGAAGGCTACACGGTGGTGTACCGCAGGGCCTCCCGGCTCTACGACGAGCTGGCCCAGGCGCGGGCCGATGGCACCTGGCGCACGGTGCTGCAGCGCTTGTCCAAGGCGCACGTCTTCATCCTCGACGACTTCGGCTTGGAGCCACTGACGGCCAACGAGCGAAGGGACCTGCTCGAAGTCTTGGAGGACCGGTGTGGAACTGCTTCCACCGTCATCACCTCCCAGCTCGATCCCAAGCAATGGCACGCGCTCATCGGTGATGCGACCGTCGCCGACGCCATCCTCGACCGGGTGGTCCACAACGCCCACCGCATCAAGCTGATGGGCGAGTCCATCCGCAAGCAGCATGGAAAGTTGACGACCGAGCCGAAGCCGGAGAAGTGA
- the istB gene encoding IS21-like element helper ATPase IstB, with protein MLVEQTLEKLNAMKLYGMANYLRTWTERTADKEVGPTDLVGLLVDAEWVHRENKKLTSRLRNARLRQTACLEDIDYSLARGLTKGQVLELSTSRWVAQAQNVLVTGPTGVGKSFLACALGQKACRDGYGVVYRRASRLFDELAQARADGTYPHLLRRLAKAQVLILDDFGLEPLGASERKELLEVLEDRYGSGATVVTSQLDPKDWHAVIGDATLADAILDRLVHNAHRLKLTGESVRSPGGNLTRAKKGAK; from the coding sequence ATGCTGGTGGAACAGACGTTGGAGAAGCTCAACGCGATGAAGTTGTACGGCATGGCCAACTACCTACGCACCTGGACGGAGCGGACAGCCGACAAGGAGGTGGGCCCGACGGACCTGGTGGGCCTGCTGGTGGATGCCGAGTGGGTGCACCGGGAGAACAAGAAGCTCACCTCGCGCTTGCGCAACGCGCGGCTGCGCCAGACGGCGTGCCTGGAGGACATCGACTACAGCCTGGCGCGCGGACTGACGAAGGGCCAGGTGCTGGAGCTGTCCACCTCACGCTGGGTGGCGCAGGCGCAGAACGTGCTGGTGACGGGCCCCACCGGCGTGGGCAAGAGCTTCCTGGCGTGCGCGCTGGGGCAGAAGGCGTGCCGCGATGGCTACGGCGTGGTGTACCGCCGCGCTTCGCGTCTCTTCGACGAGCTGGCGCAGGCTCGCGCCGACGGCACCTACCCGCACCTGCTGCGCAGACTCGCCAAGGCCCAGGTGCTGATTCTGGACGACTTCGGCCTGGAGCCGTTGGGCGCCAGCGAGCGCAAGGAGCTGCTGGAAGTGTTGGAGGACCGCTATGGCTCTGGAGCCACCGTTGTTACCTCCCAACTCGACCCCAAGGACTGGCACGCGGTGATTGGCGACGCCACCCTGGCCGACGCCATCCTCGACCGGCTGGTGCACAACGCCCATCGCCTCAAGCTCACGGGCGAGTCGGTGCGCAGCCCGGGCGGGAATTTGACCCGGGCCAAGAAGGGGGCGAAGTGA
- a CDS encoding sigma factor-like helix-turn-helix DNA-binding protein, with product MAAERLSMRKLRELLRQRLELKLSVREIARSLGIGVGTVNRYLYRAKAAKLTSWPLPPQLDDDAALTVRIPAIAITRSGRSRSPVPDEADHRSGATLVPLTSPASARSSTFHAACGWTRPSA from the coding sequence ATGGCGGCAGAGAGGCTGTCCATGCGTAAGCTCAGAGAGTTGTTGAGACAGAGGTTGGAGCTGAAGCTGTCGGTGCGGGAGATTGCCCGGAGCCTGGGAATCGGCGTGGGCACGGTGAATCGCTACCTGTACCGGGCCAAGGCGGCGAAGCTGACGAGCTGGCCGCTGCCGCCGCAACTCGACGACGACGCGGCGCTCACGGTGCGTATTCCGGCCATCGCGATCACTCGTTCCGGACGAAGCCGATCACCTGTTCCGGACGAAGCCGATCATCGGAGCGGAGCGACGCTGGTGCCCCTCACTTCTCCGGCTTCGGCTCGGTCGTCAACTTTCCATGCTGCTTGCGGATGGACTCGCCCATCAGCTTGA
- the istA gene encoding IS21 family transposase, which translates to MRKLREILRLHLEMGLTGRAIARSCGLSPSTVSDYLGRIKLARLNWPLPAELDDDAALEQLLFPDEHKPKLNRPEPDFARIHEELRRKHVTKQLLWQEYREQHPDGYQYSQFCEHYARWCAQLSVTMRQTHRAGEKGFVDFSGDGLELVVPETGERQKVKLFLFVLGASSYTYVEPVLGEDLATWVGCHSRALEYFGGVPQVVVPDNLKAAVQRPDRYEPELNPTYAELARHYGFAVIPARVRKPRDKAKVEAAVLLAERWILAVLRHQRFSTLQQVREAVRPLLEKLNERPMRKLGKSRRQLFEEVDRPALKPLPAERYELAWWKKARVNIDYHIEVDEHLYSVPYQLVGKQVEVRATTACVEVFLAGRRVASHPRASGPRPTTLPEHMPSSHRAHAQWTPSRILEWAAKVGPSTAALAEELMRRRKHPEQGFRACLGLIRLKEKYGPERLERACARALRHRACTYGSVAAILRNKLEAVEPVAEERAALPVHENIRGPDYYH; encoded by the coding sequence ATGAGGAAGCTACGAGAGATTCTGAGACTACACCTGGAAATGGGACTGACCGGCAGGGCGATAGCGCGCAGCTGCGGACTGTCACCGAGCACGGTGAGCGATTACCTGGGCCGGATAAAGCTGGCGCGGCTGAACTGGCCACTGCCGGCGGAGCTGGACGATGACGCAGCTCTGGAGCAGCTGCTCTTCCCCGACGAGCACAAGCCGAAGCTCAATCGCCCGGAGCCCGACTTCGCGCGAATCCACGAGGAGCTTCGGCGCAAGCACGTCACCAAGCAATTGCTGTGGCAGGAGTACCGGGAGCAGCACCCGGATGGCTACCAGTACAGCCAGTTCTGCGAGCACTACGCGCGCTGGTGCGCGCAACTGTCGGTGACGATGCGGCAGACGCACCGGGCCGGAGAGAAGGGCTTCGTGGACTTCAGCGGGGATGGGCTCGAGCTGGTGGTGCCCGAGACGGGGGAGAGGCAGAAGGTGAAGCTCTTCCTCTTCGTGCTGGGCGCCAGCAGCTACACCTACGTGGAGCCGGTGCTGGGGGAGGACCTGGCCACGTGGGTGGGCTGCCACAGCCGAGCGCTGGAGTACTTTGGCGGCGTGCCTCAGGTGGTGGTGCCCGACAATCTCAAGGCGGCAGTGCAGCGGCCTGACCGGTACGAGCCGGAGCTCAACCCCACCTACGCGGAGCTGGCCCGGCACTACGGTTTCGCCGTCATTCCCGCGCGCGTGCGCAAGCCGCGAGACAAGGCGAAGGTGGAGGCCGCGGTGCTGCTGGCCGAGAGGTGGATTCTGGCCGTGCTGCGCCACCAGCGCTTCAGCACGTTGCAGCAGGTGCGCGAGGCGGTGCGTCCGTTGCTCGAGAAGCTCAACGAGCGCCCCATGCGCAAGCTGGGCAAGTCGCGGCGGCAGCTCTTCGAGGAGGTGGACCGGCCCGCGCTCAAGCCCCTGCCCGCGGAGCGCTACGAGCTGGCGTGGTGGAAGAAGGCGCGCGTCAACATCGACTACCACATCGAGGTGGACGAGCACCTCTACAGCGTGCCGTACCAGTTAGTGGGCAAGCAGGTGGAAGTACGCGCCACCACGGCGTGCGTCGAAGTCTTCCTCGCAGGCCGTCGCGTCGCCAGCCACCCGCGCGCCAGCGGGCCGCGGCCGACGACGCTGCCCGAGCACATGCCCAGCTCGCACCGCGCCCATGCGCAGTGGACGCCCTCGCGAATACTCGAGTGGGCGGCCAAGGTGGGCCCCTCGACTGCGGCGCTGGCCGAGGAGCTGATGCGTCGGCGCAAACATCCCGAGCAGGGGTTCCGCGCCTGCCTGGGCCTCATCCGCTTGAAGGAGAAGTACGGCCCGGAGCGGTTGGAGCGCGCGTGCGCGCGTGCGCTTCGGCATCGTGCCTGTACCTACGGCAGCGTCGCCGCCATCCTGCGCAACAAGCTGGAAGCCGTGGAGCCGGTGGCCGAGGAGCGCGCCGCGCTGCCCGTCCACGAGAACATCCGCGGCCCTGACTACTACCACTGA